GCGAAACGACAGACAttttgatgaagatggggGGTGTATGAACTGAGTAGGTCGTAATCAGGAGCACACGGAAGTGGCAAAAATCGAGGTTCTAAAGGAAAAGGGTGAAAAAGAACGAGAGCACGAGTGTCTGGTTCTTTACGATGTGTGAAGGTTGATGTGGGGAGAAGCGCGATGTGAGATGCAAGACGCAAGACGCAAGacgcaagagaagagagaagaagagaggaataGAAGCTGGGTGGAtgtagtagtagtagttGTTTGATGAAAAGCGTCGTACTAGTCTTAATAgcagtacggagtatgcgAGCATGGGTCCctaaaagaaaacaagagcGGATCGATTTCTGGTTGCGACGGGGGATGACCTGCCCTGGGCGTCAAGGTCCAAAATGTGAGGAGCGACAGTGGGACGCGTTAGCGGTCATACCCGCGTAGAGAGGTTGCGTTGGGGACGCGACCTCCCTGAATGGAATCCCAGGAACTCATCTCAGTCAGgtgaccttgacaagtttgatTGTGTGCGGGCATTGTCCAAAGCCCAACCAACAGGGCAGTCTTTGAATATTATCTCTTCTGTTGAGTAGGTGGTCCTATGGTTATAAATATGAGAACCAGAGTTTATACGAACAGGGCGATCTGTCAATTTTCCTGAAAACCCACTCATACACAGTGctatccattctcatcaatcttaTGTATTTTCTTTCGAATACCTCCCATCAAAAGCCTGTCCATCCATTCTCTCTAGTAGTGACCCACTAAAGTGCGGCTCTTGAATACCAAGTTCGTTCACCGCCTTAGACGTTCTAAGCCCAACCTGGGTTCTGCCGCAACTGCTTTGTTCAAGATTACTGTTCTTTGTTGGAGCTATCAGACTTTGAGGCGCTCGACCAAAACCATCCACGCGCAGCTCGACGCACGACCATTTCCCCAACCCGGATCGATTGCACGCCTGTCTTTGTATCGCTGTCTTTGATTTTCTCTTTAGGCGCTGAATTCAGACATATATCATCCGGAGCAAGCTGGCGCAGCTCGTGGAGCTTGCCTCGTTCGCGACAGACTCTACTGCCCGCTCGTCTCGTATCATCAAGGATTGAATCATTTTCGACCGGGCCCATCGCACCCCTTCAATCGAGATACCCGTGACTCTATCGAGTAGCGACCGCTTGCGTACTCTCAATTCTGACCTCCCGATTGCCGTTCGCGACTCggacatcatcttctgatTTCACAGGTCTTCGCTGACGCGCCTTTCGAAATCGCTTGCTTCTTGATCGAGACTTTGCAGCACGGCCTGTTTTTAAAATTGCAGGATGGCTTCCGAAGGTGCTTCatggggaggagaggatACTAGCGCGCCGGGTTTTCAAGTTCAGCATAGCGAGGAACAAGTTGATAACTACGCTCAAGACTCTCCTGCTTCTGGTGACGCTGATACCGCAGATAATGGTACAGAAGATGATGGGGGAGAATATGATCCAGAGTCAGTCACCATTGGTACACCTGCGCCAGTTACTGAACAATCTGCGACCTTTGCTCAACGTCAACCTTCCAAACCCAAGATGTCAGGGGGCTTTATTGTTGAAGCAtccgatgacgaagatgagggcgaagatgaagctgacCAGCCTTCCAATACTGCTCCTCGATCGGAAGAAGTGCCCTCGCTCCCTCATCCTGGCCGTTCCACTACATCTCATGAACCTGCTCAGCCAGCTCTAACCTATACACCTGTTCCTCCTGCCGTCCCTTCCAATGTGACTCCAGCTTTGGCTGGTCTCGACCCTGTTGCTCTCCTCGAGGCCCGTGTTAAAGAGGATCCTCGTGGGGATATGGATGCTTGGCTTAACTTGATCGCCGACCATAGACGCTTGAGCCGACTTGATCTTGCTCGAAGTACCTATAATCGTTTTCTCGAGATATTTCCACAAGCTGTGAGTGAACCTCATTTCTTCCTGTAATATGTATTGACAACATCTACCAGGCTGACGTCTGGGTCGAATGGATCGAGATGGAGCTTGGTCTCGACAACTTTGTCGATGCTGAACAGCTTTTTGGAAGATGTCTTATGACCGTACCCAATGTCAAGCTGTGGACAGTCTATCTCAACTATATTCGCCGTCGCAACGATCTCAACAATGATCCTTCTGGCCAAGCTCGCCGAACTATTACCCAGTCCTATGAGTTtgtcatcgacaacatcggTGTGGATCGAGATTCTGGCAATATCTGGCAAGATTATGTCCAGTTCGTCAAAAACGGCCCCGGCCAGATTGGTGGTACAGGTTGGCAGGACCAGCAAAAGATGGATCAATTGCGCAAAGTATATCAACGCGCTATCTCCGTGCCCATGTTGACCGTCAACAATCTCTGGAAGGAGTACGACCAGTTCGAGATGGGACTGAATAAGATGACTGTATGCTTTACTTCTTTGCCTACAACAGCATAAACGCTAACATTATTAGGGACGCAAATTCATCCAAGAGCGCTCTCCAGGCTATATGTCCGCCAAGAGTGCCAATATTGCTCTGGACAACATCACCCGGCACCTCAGACGCACTAATCTTCCCCGATTACCGCCAGCTCCAGGGTTTGATGGGGACCAGGAGTTCAGAGATCAGGTTGAACTGTGGAAGAAGTGGATCGCTTGGGAGAAAGAGGACCCCCTTGTGTTGAAAACGGATGAGCCCAAAACATACAACCAACGGGTACTCTACGTCTACAAGCAAGCGTTGATGGCACTCCGTTTCTGGCCTGAGATCTGGGTTGATGCGGCAGAGTGGTGTTTCCAAAACGATATCCGGGAAAACGACAAAGAGTTGGGCACAGAATTGCTACTTGAAGGCATTCGAGCAAACCGTGAAAGTGTCCTGCTTGCCTTGAAACATGCGGACCACATTGAAGTCAACTATCCTGGCaaagaggttgacaaggCCGAGTTTGCCCAGGCTGTCCGAAAGCCATacgatgatgttcttgaaaCATTGTACGAAATGGgcgacaaagtcaaagagcgGGAGAAGTTAGAGGTGTCCACATTGAGACAGGCCGCTGCACAAGATCTGGTTCAGGCTTCCATCGAACacaatgatgacgacgatgatgaggaagacagCAAGCCTAAGCGTTCGCCCATGGAAGAACGCATTCTTGCAATTCAGAGGGGATATGCTGCTGAAACACAACTTCTGTCCCGTACGATTTCCTATGTCTGGATTGCTCTTGCAAGGGCCATGCGACGCATTCAAGGCAAAGGCAACCAGTCAGAAGGTGGTTTGCGCAAAGTCTTCACTGATGCACGTCAGAAGGGACGACTCACAAGCGATGTCTACGTAGCcgttgctcttcttgagtcTGTTGTCTACAAAGATCCCGTTGgcgccaagatcttcgaaaGAGGCGCCCGTCTGTTCCCCAACGATGAGATGTTCATGATAGAATACTTGAAGTATCTTCATTCCAAGGATGACACGACTAGTAGGTTTGGAATTCTTAATGTGGCAGTGATTGAAACTGATCACTTATAGATGCGCGAGCCGTGTTTGAGACTTGTGTTACCCGATTGGTTTCCAAACCAGAGACTCTCGCAAAGGCAAAGCCGCTTTACGCGTATTTCCACAAATACGAATCGCAGTATGGCGAGCTATCGCAAATATCCAAGCTGGAGGACCGAATGGCAGAACTCTTCCCTGAGGATCCCAAACTGAAGTCTTTTGTTGCCAGATTTTCATCCGACAAGTTTGACCCAGTTGCTGCCCCTATCATAATTTCGAAGGCAGTGCAAATGAGGCCAAAGCAAGCCATACCCACTACGGTCGAGCAGCCTATTTCACTGCGAAACAGCCCCATGCCAGCGCGACAAGAACAGAGTCCCCGTCCTCAGTATGTTCGGGcaactgcttctccaaaACGGCCTCTTGCtggagacgatgatgagctcaaCCCCCCCAAACGACTCGCTAGAGGAGTGTCGCCTCTCAAGGGTGCAGCGGGCCGCCGCCTTGACCAGCAGCGCCGGAACCAAGCATCAGCGTTACACAGGGATATTACTTTCCTTCTTAACATCCTCCCCCCTTCTCAAAGCTTTGACGCACAACGCGTTAACCCCACGGCCATGGTCTCTATTCTCCGGGACGTCCAGCTTCCTGATGCCGCCACGTTGAAGGCAACGGGCGGTGGCCAGACACGTTTTGGTAATTCCTCTCACGCTAGACAACCTTCAGGCGAGTTCGGCAGCAGGCCGCTGAGTCCATATGGAAGAGTGGCATCTGCAACCGGCGGGTACAGGAACTCGCCGCTACGGCCGGAGAGTGGAAATACCTTCCAAGCCAACCCCTATCCTCCTCCTGACCCGAGCGGCCAACTACCCATGTGGCCGCAAGTCCCTGGTGGTTACGGCGCACCGGCACCAGGTCAGTTTGCAGGATATAGATTTCAATGAGAAATCACTTGAGAGGATGCCAATGATCGATGACAAGGGATCTTGAGCTGTAAACAACCTGATCTAATAATACCAGTGAAAAGGGAATTTTTTTTTTGGATGACGTTGAGGGCCGTGGTGGGATTGTCTTTGCCTCGCGCGTTATGCATGGTATGGCGTTTGGGGGGATCAGACATCAGAAGTGGTGGATGTCATTGATATTTCGTTTGTTGAGAGGATGAGATGCAGGAAGATGATCTACCTACTCAATTGGTATCAAACAACTTCAATAACTTTTTATAATTGACTCGAGTCCTGGAATGTATACGTGTTTTGTGCTTGAGCCTTGTGATCATTGTATCGTTTGTCGAGTTTTTAGCCGCGCTACGGCTGCAAATTGAGAATTGATGCCACAACGGATTGCTACATGAAGCTGCGTTTACCCATATACCAAATCCGGTGTCTCTAGTTTTATTTTCCGCGGCCCGCATGTTTATGAAAACTACTGCTACAATGGTTTACTATTTAGCAACGAATGCACTGTTCTGTCCGACCTCAACCAGTTGGGTTGTGGCTTTGACCAAATCGTCGGACCATCAGAGACTCAACTGACACTCAACTTTGTTCAACGACGAAAACGTTTTTACAAACTCTTAGCAAGCTTGCATGAAGTCAGAAACGGCCAGTTGTATTGCTAGATAACATTGGGCATCGATATATCGTTGACATACCCTTGTGTGCGATGATACTCGTAGCTGATTCCTGTCATCTCATTGCCAGTGCCCCCATTGCTTCCTCAATTCCTCAATGCATCACTGGATCCATGATCTGCCAGTGTTGTGACAGTGTCTGCCCTTGATTTATCAGTGTAATTGCTGCCTGATTCTCGGGGCGTTTTGTTGATATCTTCTCTCCGTGCACCTCCTcacctcctcatctcctcagcaCCAGCACTCcatcctaaactcatcctaaGCTTCAGCTTGGGTGCATCACACAGTGAGTCACTGCCTCTCCAGCTTCCCTCTCTCCTAGCTATATAATCCCCTCCtctttccctcttcctctctccttccttcttccttcatcatcatcaccaccgcTTCCTCCTTgcgcttcctcttcttgggcAAGCACATCAACAACTCTAGCTTCTATCAATCAAGCCTTACACAAGCACCAAACTTCTCTCGCTTGGCTTAAACAAAGCTCCTTTGCCCTCACAACAAATTCTCACATCTATCAGATTCCAAACCTCGTGCGCTTGCACAAACCTGAGAGCAAATCGCTTGCTTCCGCGACCGCGGCCGGTGAgtctcttccttcttccttttaTGCCAATTCAGTTCAAGCACGCCTTCCCTCACGGCTATAAATAccctctctttctcctcttcaaattcttttctttccttcaACACTTCCCTCAACCCACCCCACCTACAACACACTTCGAACATATTCTACTTTTACCCAGTCCAATCTTTCTTCACCAATCATCTTTACCTTTCAGTCACTGACCCTTCCAGACACATCAGTCACCATGTCTGACAGAGGTCGCTCGCCTTCCCCGGCTGGGCCTGGAGGTCCCTCGGGCTCGGGACGACGCCCTTCTCAGTCTCCCGCACGTTCTGCGTctggctctgctgctggcggTGCTCCTGTCGGCTACCAGAAACCCCTTGGCTTTGATCCTGCCAAACCCCAGGGCCAGGACAATCAAGGCAATACCCGAATGGAGTTGCCCCCTGACGCTTACGTGtctgagaccaagaaggacTTGTTCACGCTGCGAAATGGGCGCTTCAACACCGAGGGGAAACCCGAGCAGATCGAGGTCAACCAGTACAGGATGACCAAGTTCGATTACAACAAAAAGATCTTTCAGTACGACGTAAGTAACTTTCATATGAGTTCACATTCAATTCATTCTAACAAACACTGCAGGTTTTCATCTCTCCCAACCCGGACAAGATCGGCCctgtcatgaagaagatttgGGCACATGAAACTACTCGCAATGCCCTGAAAGCTTACAAGTTCGACATGTGGCTCTTCGATGGGAAGAAGCTAGCATGGAGTCCTGCTCTTGTGGAACGTGGTGAGGCTCGTTTCACtgtcgaccttgacgagGGCAGGCGACCTACTGGCGGGAGAGCGCGAGAAGGCGGCAAGTTTCTTGTCACCATTCGAAAAACTACCGAAATCCAAGTCTCTGCTCTCCAAGGTTATCTTGAACACAAGATCTCTTTCAACAACAGCGTTCAAGAGGCGCTAAACTTCATGGATCATCTTGTGCGACAGTGGCCTTCCAAGAACCTCCTGGCCATCAAGCGAAACTTCTACAAGACTGGTCAGCCTGGAAGCCCTCTCCACGACGGAGCTATTGTCGAGGTTCACAAGGGCACATATGCTTCGATCCGCATGAGTGACAATATCAAGCAGAGAGGTGTTGGCCTTGGCTACAACATTGATGTTGCCAACACTTGTTTCTGGATTGGCAACCAGCCAATGGATAAGATGGCTTGCAACTTCCTCGCCACTCTGGATCACAAGTATGGAGGGCAGACACCTGGCACTCTCAATGAGTTGCTCAAGCCCGTCCAGGACCGCAAAACTGGACGCTGGGCCTCCTCAGATGCTTTCAAGCAGCTCCGAAAGATGCGTCgactcaagttcaaggtcaagcacAAGGGTCGAAAAAACGAGGACAAACTGTACACCATCCAAGACTTTACTTTCGATGAGAAGTTCGGCGAAGCGGGCGCAACGGCCAGGACCATGACTTTTGAGAAGGACGGGAAAGATATCTCGGTGTATGAGTACTACAAGAAGGAGTACAACGTGACCCTGAGGCTGTCTCATCTTCCACTCATTAATGCTGGAAAAGCCGGCCTGATTCCTATGGAACTTGCCTTCGTTGAGGATATGCAGCGATACCCTTTCAAGCTTAACCCCGACCAGACAGCCGCCATGATCAAGATTGCTGTCACCCGCCCAGGTATTCGCAAGCGAGACATCCAGGCCGGAGCTGTTGCGCTGCAGATCGGCCAAGATCCATTCCTGAAGGAGTATGGCGTCAACATCGACTCGCAGTTTGCAAAGACTGAGGCACGCATTCTGAATGCCCCAGTCGTCAAGTTTGGACAAGGTTCAGCCGAACCCAGGTTTGCCGGTCGCTGGGACTTGCGAGGCAAGAAGTTCTGGAAGCAGAATGTCGCGCCTCTCCAGAGCTGGGGCTTCATCGCCTTGGAGACACCCGTTCAGAAGCCCGTGATGCAGGCTTTCGCCAGTACCTTCAAGAGCACCTACATCGGCCACGGAGGCAAAGTGCTTGCCGAACCTATCCTATTGCCTACACCTGGTAACCTCCGCTATGATGCTGCGGGTGCCATTTCTCACGCTCATGAAGAGATCACGAAGCAACGGGGCTACACCCAGCTCTTGTTTGTTATCGTCTCCAAGAAAAATAGCGGAACTTATGAGCGCCTCAAGAAGTCTGCAGATTGCAGATTTGGTATTCTTACCCAGGTCGTCCTCGGCAATCACGTGCAGAAGAACAATGGGCAATACCATTCGAATGTTTGCATGAAAGTCAACGCCAAGCTGGGTGGTGCCACTTCCTGCACTCCTCCTTTGTGGAAGTCCCCTACATTCTTCCCCGACAGCCGCCCTACCATGATTGTGGGTGTTGATGTATCCCACGCCGCTCCTGGAGGCGTAACCCCATCCACTGCCTCGATGACTATGTCTGTAGACAAGGATGCCACTCGTTACGCCGCAGTTGCTGAGACCAACGGGTACCGTGTCGAGATGCTGACCCCCTCGAACATTCGATTCATGTTCGGAGAGCTCATCCCTCGTTGGAGAGCCAACCACCCAAGTATGGTTCCTAAACACCTGATCTATTTCCGAGACGGTGTAGGAGAGGGGCAGTTTGCGTACGTGCTGGACCAGGAAGtcgaagagatcaagaaatACCTTAGCACGGTCCTTCCTGCTGGACAGATGCCGAAGTTCACTGTGATTGTGGCTACCAAGCGTCACCACATTCGTTTCTTCCCTCAGAGAGGTGATAAGAATGGCAACCCTTTGCCCGGTACTTTGGTTGAACGAGAAGTCACGCATCCTTTCATGTTTGACTTTTATCTCAACTCACACGTCGCTATCCAGGGAACTGCTCGACCGGTTCACTACCACATCAtcttggatgagatgaacaTGCCAGTGAATGATCTACAGAAGATGATTTACCAGCAGTGCTACTCGTACGCACGCTCGACCACCCCTGTGTCACTTCATCCGGCTGTCTACTATGCGCATCTCGCTAGTAACCGAGCTCGCGCCCATGAGAACGTCAACTCTAGTGATGGCTTCCGAATCGGTCCCAAGGGCCACGAGATCGCTGCGGAGAAGCAGGCACATGGCACCTCCACCGGCCTTCCTAACAGGAACGTTGAGGCACCCCCTTTGATCCGCCTTGGTGGTACAACTAGCCAGACACCCCAGGAGGGTGAGCAGCGGCAGAGAGACTTTTTCCGTGGCACCATGTGGTACATCTGATCTGTGATGGGAGATACCATGGACAAGAACgtggatggtgatggaatGGAAGATGTGATGGGGTGATGAAAGTGGAGAGTTGATCGCTAGGGCGGCGGGAAGGGCATGGACAATGCGAGCGATCTTAATTTCTGGTGTATAAGCTAGCGGATGCAGCTTTGAGGAAGCACAGGATCAGATTAAAACTAAAAGGGGCGACCGGTTTGGTGGGGAGTGGCGGTGGAGGTTGATTTTACTTGTTCTTAAAATAGCTCCTGATCAATTCTATCCAAGCGATCTTGACATTGTTTACTGTTCGTAAATGTGACTCGTGTTGTGGAGAGATCGTGCCAGTCTTGTGCATAGCTAATGTGAGATTGAGGACGGAGATTGATCTCGCCTGACTTGGCTTCGATATAAGGAGGAAAACCTTGCCATTTGCAGGAGTATATAAGTTATGTCTGCCCAGGCGACCCTGACTGAATCTATGGTGCTATGTAGTTGATGGTGGACCACATAATGCGATAGAGGTCCATGATGAGCTGCGAATCCAAAAATTATTAAAATGTGGTGCTTGTAAGCCGTGGAGAGATCTAGAACTTCTACTCCGTCGCTCAGACAAGTATGAGAGAATATCTGGAAGCAGTTGGCGGTCTGACTTGAGGAGTTTCTTACTACATCCGACGTAGAGTTGCGATGCCATCTGCCTGAGTATCATGGACCATATTCACGAAGACTATTCAGAAGGCGCAGTAGTTATGATTAAATGGGCCGAAGGCTCGATTTTAGTATATTCAAGCCCATGATCTAATAGATattcatcaagatctcgtACTGGATACTGTTCTATCCCAGCGGCTTGATCAAGGGAAGCCTTTGTTCTGCCAGTAAATCATTATAGGGTATCTTCTGGTAGGAACAGGGCCATCTCAGAGTTGCTGCTAACTCCCGTCGTTGCCTAATTCAGACATCAAAAACAAGCATGTTGATTCCCTCGAGGTGAAACATAGCCATTCCTGGCATAGTTAACTATCCGgatcagccaagacatttTCTGTTCCGCTAAGCTCTCGTTCTGGATGTCTCAAACCCAAGACAAGCCTGAAAGCGGCATGCCACATCATCGGGAGCCTAAAACGGCGCGTTGAGAGCTGCAAAAATTGCCCGAGATGGATGGTTTCGGAGGCTTGTCTCAGATCTTCAACTCTGATCTTCTGTTCACGAATAGCCGAGAGCTTCATGAGCACAGCAAGTCCAAGGGCCTGGGCCTGGATCAAGGATAAATatctctctcttccatccCTTTCTGACTTCGAATCGTCTTACTCAACcagtcactcactcactcctTGTGTGTTCCTAGTCATTCTTTACTTTTATTTGTTGCAACATGATTCGACCACTCTTCTTTGCTtgcatctttgctgctggCGTTTTCGCACAATCAACTGCTGATCCTGCTTTGACGAAAGACGGGGCGTTCCAACATCTTGGATGCGTTGCTATTAGGCCCGGCACCTTTCCTCGTCAGTTCGATCTGGGTCAAGCTGGGTGTacttcatcatgttcatcaaACGGCAACATTATCGGCTTCCGTGGAAACAGCTGTGTCTGCGACCGCCTTGACCTCTCGCCAGGGCCCATCTCCTACCGCGTTGTAAAGATTGATAACGCCCTCTGCAATCAATGGTGTGACCCAGTCGACAGGTCCAAGGGAACCTGTGGAGGAGCCACGATCCAGGGATGGCCCATCTACGACCTGTACAAGAGAAACAATGCTCAGATCGTATATGGGGCCTTCCCAGGTGCTACTCCTACTCCTGCACCCACCCAGCCCATCCAAACTGGCATGCCCATTCCCAACCCCAGCCCAAACCCTAAGCCAGGTGATGTCTGGCACGAATGCCCACCCAATGTTGCCAACTGCCCTTATCGCAACAAGTGCCCCGATGGCAGATGTCAACTCAAGCCTATCGTTCAGCCGTGCCGCGGATGTTCTTACAACGGTACTGGTAACTGGACTGCTCCGACTTGTCCTCCTGGAGGCTGCAATCAAGGTCCCAAGCCTGTTCCAGTTCCAGTACCCGGTGGAAATGGAGGAAGTGGAAGCACCGGAGGTAGCGGCGGCAACGGAGGGAGCGGAGGTACCGGAGGGAACGGAGGCACTGCTGGAAACGGAAGCAATGGTGGTAACGGCGGCAGCGGGGGCTCTGGAAGCAGTGGTGGAAACGGTGGTGACGGAGGTGACGGTGGGGATGGAGGTAACGGCGGTGGATCGAGCGGATCCAGTGGCGGCGACGGGCATCACGGAGACCAACCTCCTGTCATCGTCAACTCGGCCGTCAAGGCTCAGGGCGAAAGCTTTATCCTGGCTCTCGTTGTGATTTCCTTTGCCTTCACTCTTTTATAggcttggagatggatgtAGTTAACATTCTAGGGGAGTTAGAGTTGGCTTTCTGTTCTTGTAATACACTTCGTATAGAAAAGGGGTAATAGGGGTTAGATACAGATTTGGCTTAGTATAAGATCACATCAGCAAGACATCGAGAGCAATATGTCGATTTGGGGGCCATCGGAAATCTCTTTTTTCATTTTACTTCTATTTTGGTGTCATGGTACAATATGCGTTCTGTGGCCGACTCACAGGATTGTACATTTTCTCACATGCCGGAAAGTTCACTTAAGcaatgatcttctccttgcaCTCGATACTACGCCCAGTTAGTAAGATGCCTGCAATGAACGTAATTGTGTAACTCACCCATGGTCtgccttgagctgcttcATCAATGTCCTGGCAAGGCTGGGGTATACAGGGGCGACAACACCCTTGTCTGTGATAGTACCGTCGAGAACCATCTTGGTAGCTACAGAATTGGTCAGCATGTATAAACTCGAGCGCTCAATCTTGTAGGGGGAACATACCAACACCACAAGGAACACCGACAAGCTTGGACATGGCGGAGTAGCCACCGGATCCCTCGGGGGCACCGTACTCGATAAGGGTGGAGGTCCAGGTGTTCTGGCTGCCGTCCTTGTTGACAACCTCGAAAGTGTGTTGGAGGAACTGGAAGCAAGTTAGGGTGGAACTTCAAGTTTAAGTCAAGCTCCCTGTTGGCACTCACCACAAGATCGCGCTCGCCCTCCTCATAGGCCATCTTCTGCTCAAGAGTGGCGCACAGAGTGTCGAGGGCTGTTCCGCGAGGGGTGGTCTTGGCATCAGAGAAGACACCAACTGTAATGTTGTATCAGCATACGCTCAAAAACGACCGCTAGCACTTTGGACTCACTCCACTTGAGTCCAGCCAGCACTTGGCTCTTGACAGACTCGTCGCTGATAGAGGTCTTTGAgagaacagccttgatcagGTCCTCCTCGCTTGATGAGCTAGCACCAATGAACTTTTGGAGGGCCTCCTTCCAAGGAATAGcctgcttgaagaagtctTGCTCATCAACGCTGAGGAAGCCAATGTCGACAAGAGCCTTGACGAACTGGGGGAAACCATTGTAGCGAATGGTTCCCCGGACGACGGTCTCGGCATCAGGAATGCGGTAGCTGTTGAGGTCAGTCACTACCCTTTAACCCAGTTCTCTCCGACCTACCGCTGACGGTAACCAGTACTGTCACGGTTTCCATAGGCAACGAAGTTGTAACCCAAGTAGCCGGTGTGGTAAGGCTTAGCAGTGCCCATGAGGTCGACACCGGTGATGTCAACCAGCTTGTTGTCCTCGTAGTACttggcgttgttcttgagggcCAAAAGGACACCTCGGCTGCTCCAGCTGAACTTGTAGCCTAATCGTAGTTAGTGACGGCGGCGTGAGTCATGATCGGGGTCTGGGGTACCTAGGGGGTTGTTGGAGTCTGAAAGCTGGTTAGCTGTGATCATTGACCATTGATTTGGGAAACATACTCTCAGGGGCGGGGAGACCGCCgcagaagctcttgaaggaCTTGATCTTGCCGCCCTCCTGCTGGATGCGGTCGATGAAGTCGACAGCGTAAAGGTGGTCGACACTCATATGTGTTAGCGAACGTTTAGAATCGTAGATGGTCGAGAAGCATACCCAGGATCAACCTGAGATAGTCAGCAAGCTATAATTGGAAGACAGGATACCAGTACTTACACCGATCTCGTTCAGGACTGTGATTCCGGCAGCCTTTGCCTCCTCGTGGAGCTCCTCCATAGCAGGAGAGACGTAAGAGGTAGTGACGACATTCTTCTTAGCCTTGATGGCGGCCTTGATGACGGCAACGTGATATGTGTAGGGAATTagagagatggtgatgtcgTGCTTAGCGACAGCCTCCTCGAGAGCAGCGGAATCGTTGACGTCGAGGCTAATGGCGTTTGTGTTGTCGAAAGTTCCAGCAAGGTTCTTGGCCGAGGCGAGAGTACGGCAAGCAACAGTAACGTGGACGCCAGCCTTGGCGAGGACTTCGACGGCAGGGGTGGCAACGAAGCCGGaaccgaggaggagggcggaTTGAGGCATTGTTGACGATGAATTGATCTGTGGTAGTGTAGTTGTAGAGTGATTCTCGTTGGAAGCAAAAGAATTTCCACCTCAGGAGCTCT
This genomic interval from Fusarium verticillioides 7600 chromosome 1, whole genome shotgun sequence contains the following:
- a CDS encoding saccharopine dehydrogenase [NADP+, L-glutamate-forming]: MPQSALLLGSGFVATPAVEVLAKAGVHVTVACRTLASAKNLAGTFDNTNAISLDVNDSAALEEAVAKHDITISLIPYTYHVAVIKAAIKAKKNVVTTSYVSPAMEELHEEAKAAGITVLNEIGVDPGVDHLYAVDFIDRIQQEGGKIKSFKSFCGGLPAPENSNNPLGYKFSWSSRGVLLALKNNAKYYEDNKLVDITGVDLMGTAKPYHTGYLGYNFVAYGNRDSTGYRQRYRIPDAETVVRGTIRYNGFPQFVKALVDIGFLSVDEQDFFKQAIPWKEALQKFIGASSSSEEDLIKAVLSKTSISDESVKSQVLAGLKWIGVFSDAKTTPRGTALDTLCATLEQKMAYEEGERDLVFLQHTFEVVNKDGSQNTWTSTLIEYGAPEGSGGYSAMSKLVGVPCGVATKMVLDGTITDKGVVAPVYPSLARTLMKQLKADHGIECKEKIIA
- a CDS encoding mRNA 3'-end-processing protein RNA14 gives rise to the protein MASEGASWGGEDTSAPGFQVQHSEEQVDNYAQDSPASGDADTADNGTEDDGGEYDPESVTIGTPAPVTEQSATFAQRQPSKPKMSGGFIVEASDDEDEGEDEADQPSNTAPRSEEVPSLPHPGRSTTSHEPAQPALTYTPVPPAVPSNVTPALAGLDPVALLEARVKEDPRGDMDAWLNLIADHRRLSRLDLARSTYNRFLEIFPQAADVWVEWIEMELGLDNFVDAEQLFGRCLMTVPNVKLWTVYLNYIRRRNDLNNDPSGQARRTITQSYEFVIDNIGVDRDSGNIWQDYVQFVKNGPGQIGGTGWQDQQKMDQLRKVYQRAISVPMLTVNNLWKEYDQFEMGLNKMTGRKFIQERSPGYMSAKSANIALDNITRHLRRTNLPRLPPAPGFDGDQEFRDQVELWKKWIAWEKEDPLVLKTDEPKTYNQRVLYVYKQALMALRFWPEIWVDAAEWCFQNDIRENDKELGTELLLEGIRANRESVLLALKHADHIEVNYPGKEVDKAEFAQAVRKPYDDVLETLYEMGDKVKEREKLEVSTLRQAAAQDLVQASIEHNDDDDDEEDSKPKRSPMEERILAIQRGYAAETQLLSRTISYVWIALARAMRRIQGKGNQSEGGLRKVFTDARQKGRLTSDVYVAVALLESVVYKDPVGAKIFERGARLFPNDEMFMIEYLKYLHSKDDTTNARAVFETCVTRLVSKPETLAKAKPLYAYFHKYESQYGELSQISKLEDRMAELFPEDPKLKSFVARFSSDKFDPVAAPIIISKAVQMRPKQAIPTTVEQPISLRNSPMPARQEQSPRPQYVRATASPKRPLAGDDDELNPPKRLARGVSPLKGAAGRRLDQQRRNQASALHRDITFLLNILPPSQSFDAQRVNPTAMVSILRDVQLPDAATLKATGGGQTRFGNSSHARQPSGEFGSRPLSPYGRVASATGGYRNSPLRPESGNTFQANPYPPPDPSGQLPMWPQVPGGYGAPAPGQFAGYRFQ